Proteins encoded by one window of Cyprinus carpio isolate SPL01 chromosome B6, ASM1834038v1, whole genome shotgun sequence:
- the dzip1l gene encoding zinc finger protein DZIP1L produces MLGQFSPGEPYSALSTTPPWNPGHQLQPFRFRSRTEPIDWRRLSALDVERVERDSVDVLQNFMTVTFCAVEGERCPNCRGPADPSLIKLLRMSQLSSTEYLLHCQDLLSSQLSGLEERLQAALSLIQKGEEKRAELEKNLQEAKQENRRRKKMIATQQLLLQASANNYHKCQFCEKSFVNYSYLQAHVQRRHPEVTDAERQKKHKVEEMEDRIEELKEKLRLTQMQLQTERETESLRGNISINTDVFQEQEEQRRREQSEKEALERWKEEERRKSQQEIGELRQLFLQESKDMASKSSSIEAKLLVLQNKEVGVANNVTLQEESDPEKELRENRERELKEKMARKKSEWKKKFQEAQNRHQQEKAELKSENARLVKALSVEKNSGSSLQKLQQQVASLSSQLSQKDRLIKSREEKIKKLSVSAPVVLQKAQDSPEEPQEEDEESMEDSDEPQWKVLKLRKGKSELMKASRLILEETLEEKLENMGLRKGTKGISEQTFKNLSALLTGQRLQRYRQQPDLQNQRDNLTHEIIRRVKSLQNSQGKLTPSTLKQGGKKNSTLVKEKSVRSREDSKSSIRRTKSQQPQALIPTPTPRSNAPQKQTPKTQQKKNGTPPFSSDEDESVEDNAYITSSRGKPSPSVRLVQSGSLLNPTADPDWTDSEPSEASDTPKLPKSPNSHGSVVQTLTRSLERQLSTPIKKPVGGTRVMPPSSLSPRPAIVKQKALSDEESDLELSSIEELTANRAGVHKSSEVGGTSGTSAWSSVASRPGAW; encoded by the exons ATGTTGGGCCAGTTCTCCCCTGGTGAGCCCTACAGTGCTCTCTCTACCACACCGCCCTGGAATCCAGGACACCAGCTTCAGCCCTTCCGCTTCCGCTCACGAACTGAGCCCATAGACTGGAGGCGTCTCTCTGCCCTTGACGTGGAACGTGTCGAGCGAGACAGTGTTGATGTGCTTCAGAATTTCATGACCGTAACATTCTGTGCCGTGGAGGGCGAGAGGTGCCCAAACTGTCGAGGACCTGCTGACCCTTCTTTGATCAAACTGCTTCGTATGTCTCAGCTGAGCAGCACTGAGTACCTGCTGCACTGCCAGGACTTGCTGAGCTCTCAGCTGTCAGGACTGGAGGAACGTCTGCAGGCGGCACTCTCTCTGATCCAGAAAGGAGAAGAAAAACGAGCAGAACTTGAAAAAAATTTGCAAGAAGCCAAGCAGGAGAATCGACGGAGAAAAAAAATGATCGCCACTCAACAGCTCCTCCTGCAGGCCAGTGCTAATAATTATCACAAG TGCCAGTTCTGTGAAAAATCATTTGTCAACTACTCTTACTTACAAGCACATGTTCAGCGACGACATCCTGAAGTTACAGATGCAG AGAGACAAAAGAAGCACAAGGTAGAAGAGATGGAAGATAGGATAGAAGAGCTAAAGGAGAAACTGAGATTGACGCAAATGCagctacagacagagagagaaacagaaag TTTAAGAGGAAATATATCAATTAACACAGATGTGTTCCAGGAACAAGAGGAGCAGCGAAGGAGAGAACAGTCAGAGAAGGAAGCACTGGAGAGATGgaaagaagaggagagaagaaaaTCTCAGCAGGAAATTGGAGAGCTGAGACAGTTATTTCTCCAGGAGTCTAAAGACATGGCAAGCAAGAGCTCATCCATAGAGGCT AAACTGCTAGTGTTGCAGAACAAAGAGGTGGGTGTAGCAAATAATGTCACTTTACAAGAAGAGAGTGACCCTGAGAAAgaactgagagaaaacagagagagagagctaaaaGAGAAAATGGCCAGGAAG AAAAGTGAATGGAAGAAGAAATTTCAGGAAGCACAGAACAGACACCAACAGGAAAAAGCAGAG cTGAAGAGTGAGAATGCCAGGCTTGTGAAGGCCTTGTCTGTGGAGAAGAACTCTGGCTCCAGTCTGCAGAAACTTCAGCAGCAGGttgcctctctctcttctcagctGAGCCAGAAGGACAGACTCATCAAATCTCGGGAGGAGAAG ATTAAAAAGTTGTCAGTCTCAG CTCCAGTGGTTTTGCAAAAAGCCCAAGATTCTCCTGAGGAACCACAGGAGGAAGACGAAGAGA GCATGGAGGATTCAGATGAACCCCAGTGGAAGGTTCTAAAGTTACGTAAAGGAAAGTCAGAGCTGATGAAAGCGTCTAGACTCATTCTAGAAGAAACACTGGAGGAGAAACTGGAGAATATGGGACTGCGGAAG GGTACCAAGGGTATCTCTGAGCAAACTTTTAAGAACCTGAGTGCTCTGTTGACTGGTCAGCGGCTGCAGAGATACAGACAGCAGCCAGACCTTCAGAACCAAAGAGACAACCTGACACATGAGATCATCAGGCGAGTGAAAAGCCTACAGAATAGCCAGGGGAAATTAACACCCAGCACTTTAAAACAGG ggGGAAAGAAAAATTCAACCCTAGTGAAGGAAAAAAGCGTCCGATCCAGAGAGGACTCAAAGTCCTCCATTCGGAGGACCAAGAGCCAGCAGCCACAAGCACTTATTCCAACACCCACCCCACGCTCCAATGCACCTCAGAAACAGACtccaaaaacacagcaaaaaaagaaTGG CACACCACCTTTCAGTTCAGATGAGGATGAGTCAGTTGAGGACAATGCTTATATCACCAGCTCACGGGGCAAGCCTTCCCCCTCCGTGCGCCTTGTGCAATCAGGATCACTGCTGAACCCAACAGCTGATCCTGATTGGACAGACAGTGAACCGTCAGAAGCTTCAGACACACCCAAACTCCCCAAAAGTCCCAATTCACATG GTTCTGTTGTCCAAACACTGACAAGAAGTTTGGAAAGACAGCTAAGCACACCAATCAAAAAGCCTGTGGGCGGGACTAGAGTTATGCCACCATCCAGCCTCTCCCCTCGCCCTGCCATTGTAAAACAGAaagcg CTATCTGATGAGGAGAGTGACTTGGAGCTGTCCTCCATAGAAGAGCTAACAGCCAACCGTGCAGGAGTACACAAAAGTTCAGAGGTCGGCGGGACCTCAGGGACCAGTGCTTGGAGTTCTGTGGCCAGTAGACCAGGAGCGTGGTGA